A part of Saliniradius amylolyticus genomic DNA contains:
- a CDS encoding ABC transporter permease subunit yields the protein MNNLQAIVKRELTSFFATPVAYVFILIFLMLSGVFTFYIGNFYERGQADLMPFFNFHPWLYLFLVPAIAMRSWAEERKSGTIELLMTLPITTWQAVLAKFIAAWLVLGLALVLTFPLWLTVNYLGNPDNGVILAAYLGSWLMSGAFLAIGLCMSALSRNQVVAFILAIVVCFLFVLSGSNIVLDAFTGWLPTILLDTLASFSFLTHFEAMAKGVIALNDVGYFVIVTLVWLYGSFIAIEQNKAG from the coding sequence ATGAATAATTTACAAGCGATTGTAAAACGAGAGTTAACCAGCTTTTTTGCCACGCCTGTGGCCTATGTCTTTATCTTGATTTTTTTGATGCTCAGTGGTGTGTTTACGTTCTATATCGGCAATTTCTACGAGCGGGGGCAGGCGGATCTGATGCCGTTTTTTAATTTTCACCCCTGGCTGTACCTGTTTCTCGTGCCCGCCATTGCTATGCGCTCCTGGGCTGAAGAACGTAAGTCCGGCACCATTGAGCTGCTGATGACCCTGCCTATCACCACCTGGCAGGCCGTCCTGGCCAAATTTATTGCTGCCTGGCTGGTGCTGGGACTGGCATTGGTGCTGACATTCCCCTTGTGGCTGACAGTCAACTATCTGGGAAATCCGGATAATGGTGTGATCCTGGCTGCCTATCTGGGCAGTTGGCTGATGAGCGGTGCCTTTCTGGCCATTGGTCTGTGCATGTCGGCACTCAGTCGTAATCAGGTCGTGGCCTTTATCCTCGCGATTGTTGTGTGCTTCTTATTCGTGCTAAGTGGCAGCAATATTGTACTGGATGCCTTTACTGGCTGGTTACCCACCATTTTGCTGGATACCCTGGCGTCTTTCAGCTTTCTGACCCACTTCGAGGCGATGGCAAAGGGAGTCATTGCGTTAAATGATGTGGGTTACTTCGTTATCGTGACCTTGGTATGGCTCTACGGCAGCTTTATTGCCATTGAGCAGAATAAAGCGGGGTAA
- a CDS encoding DUF4340 domain-containing protein: MNRHIVILALIAAFAAVIGLSLDSGSSTQSQSGELLLPGLKQHADKVQSITLERAQGDSIRVKRQGQQWLMTSHGDYPANAGKLSELLTQLIQATQVQAKTRRESAYHRLGLKSIEQQDSMARRLTLSAGEQQWQLLVGNQPASGYGQYVRLVGQSQSWLVDRAIELPAMAQEWLQQPILSLNVQQVRAVERPGDSGWKIYKANPEQGEFLLTELPEGRELKYASVLNSLPQNLTQLNFEQQWTQASFDRTLGELQTTLNVSLFDDTSLTLKLFQSQEQYFLQLESEQLDGVWQDRVYAISGFTARQLNKLKEDFLKPLPKQDAPEDEPSTPMEEGEAPG, translated from the coding sequence ATGAATCGCCATATTGTGATTCTGGCCCTGATCGCGGCTTTTGCGGCGGTGATTGGCCTGTCTCTGGATAGTGGTTCATCAACGCAGTCTCAGTCCGGAGAATTATTGCTACCTGGCTTGAAGCAGCATGCCGATAAGGTGCAGTCGATTACGTTGGAGCGGGCTCAGGGAGACAGTATTCGGGTAAAGCGTCAGGGACAACAGTGGCTGATGACCAGCCACGGTGACTATCCGGCAAATGCCGGCAAGCTTTCTGAATTACTGACACAACTGATACAGGCCACTCAGGTGCAAGCCAAGACACGCCGCGAGTCGGCTTATCACCGGCTGGGGCTGAAGTCTATTGAGCAACAGGACAGCATGGCAAGGCGCCTGACCTTAAGCGCAGGCGAGCAACAGTGGCAATTGCTGGTGGGCAATCAGCCTGCCTCGGGGTATGGGCAATATGTGCGCCTGGTCGGGCAGTCCCAAAGTTGGCTTGTTGATCGGGCCATTGAGCTACCAGCGATGGCCCAGGAGTGGCTGCAACAACCGATTCTGTCTCTGAACGTACAGCAGGTCCGTGCCGTTGAGCGGCCCGGCGATAGTGGTTGGAAGATCTATAAGGCCAATCCTGAGCAAGGGGAATTCTTGCTAACAGAATTGCCAGAGGGACGGGAGTTGAAATATGCCTCGGTATTAAACAGTCTGCCTCAGAACCTGACCCAGCTTAATTTCGAGCAGCAGTGGACGCAGGCCTCTTTTGACAGAACTCTCGGGGAACTGCAGACAACTCTCAATGTGAGCTTGTTTGACGACACCAGCCTGACGCTGAAGTTATTTCAGAGCCAGGAGCAGTATTTTTTGCAGCTTGAGTCTGAACAGCTAGACGGTGTCTGGCAGGACCGGGTTTATGCCATATCCGGCTTTACTGCGCGGCAACTGAACAAGCTGAAAGAGGACTTCTTAAAGCCGCTACCTAAGCAAGACGCCCCCGAGGATGAGCCATCAACGCCAATGGAGGAGGGCGAGGCTCCGGGCTAA
- a CDS encoding DUF1415 domain-containing protein has protein sequence MTDNDAIGAVKHWVEQVVVGQNFCPFARPEVQKQRICYTLSSTCSTTSAIDSLLDECERLDSHADTSTTLLIFDVGFADFDDFLHLINEGEQALIRAGYEGTYQLAHFHPQYCFDGLEEQDAANYTNRAPYPVLHILREAQLSEALANYNQPDNIPKRNIKKARQLQASFFEKCLADCHRQAKC, from the coding sequence GTGACCGATAACGACGCGATCGGTGCCGTTAAGCACTGGGTCGAACAAGTGGTCGTGGGGCAGAACTTCTGCCCCTTTGCCCGCCCAGAGGTCCAAAAGCAACGGATTTGCTATACGCTCTCCAGCACCTGCAGCACAACCTCTGCCATCGATAGTTTATTAGACGAATGTGAACGTCTGGATAGCCACGCTGACACCAGCACTACCTTACTTATCTTTGATGTCGGCTTTGCGGATTTCGATGATTTTCTGCATTTGATTAATGAAGGCGAACAAGCACTTATCAGGGCTGGATATGAGGGCACCTATCAGTTGGCCCATTTCCACCCCCAATACTGCTTCGATGGTCTGGAAGAACAGGATGCGGCAAACTACACCAACCGTGCGCCTTATCCGGTGTTACATATACTCAGAGAAGCTCAGCTCAGTGAAGCGCTGGCGAATTACAACCAGCCCGACAACATTCCCAAGCGCAACATAAAAAAAGCCCGCCAGTTACAGGCGAGCTTCTTCGAAAAGTGCCTGGCCGACTGTCATCGTCAGGCTAAATGTTAA
- a CDS encoding GldG family protein, which yields MIKNLKAYAVGLLLLLVLITLVMVNNQILDETRLDLTENQVYSLSQGSVEILEQLEEPVHLYYFFSDSASEGMTGLRNYANRVESLLKEYVSASEGKLILHKIDPEPFSEAEDRASRFGLTAASIGPAGEAVYFGLGARNTLDDEAQIPFFDPQQEELLEYQLTKLIYQLSDPEPVQVTLLTDVAINGGQNPMTGQRQPAWTAFEQLQQLYNLTVIGADAKSIPEQTDVLVVLHPQGFSDSLMFSIDQYALAGGRVLAFVDPHHESDPMAAMGGANPSEFGPLLQSWGVSLSDEVVLDGTAGLEIRTATGSQRHLGYLGLGEAEISDEDVITQSLELVNGASFGALTQLEQAQSQWEPLLLSTDNASLLAASEYATTRDVVKLGRAFSPDSEVKTLAARISGKAHSAFDKAPEGMDVDRPLDETDSLNVILVADSDLLNDRFWVSKSQFFGQSIVTPFANNGDLLVNAVENLGGSDALISIRSRGTYSRPFTVVEELTARAEQTFRQQEQRLQQQLQETEQKLAQLQGQQSETGALVLNPEQQQTLDEFTEQRIEIRQQLREVRHKLDKDIEQLGSWLKFINIALAPLCLVLILAGVARLTRRNAKEVLS from the coding sequence ATGATAAAGAATCTAAAAGCCTACGCGGTTGGACTGTTGTTGCTACTGGTGCTGATTACACTGGTGATGGTTAACAATCAGATATTGGATGAGACCCGTTTGGATCTGACCGAAAATCAGGTGTACTCCTTATCTCAGGGCAGTGTAGAGATACTGGAACAGCTGGAAGAACCGGTGCATCTATACTATTTCTTTTCCGATTCGGCCTCTGAGGGGATGACCGGACTGCGCAATTATGCCAACCGAGTGGAAAGTCTCTTGAAGGAATATGTGTCGGCTTCAGAAGGTAAGCTTATCCTTCATAAAATCGATCCTGAGCCGTTTTCTGAAGCCGAAGATCGAGCCAGCCGTTTCGGCCTGACCGCGGCCTCCATCGGTCCTGCGGGCGAGGCGGTGTACTTCGGTTTAGGCGCTCGCAATACGCTGGATGATGAGGCTCAGATCCCATTTTTTGATCCCCAGCAGGAAGAGCTATTGGAGTATCAGCTGACTAAGCTGATCTATCAGCTGAGCGACCCTGAGCCGGTGCAGGTGACCCTGCTAACCGATGTGGCTATTAATGGCGGACAAAACCCCATGACAGGGCAGCGCCAGCCAGCCTGGACCGCGTTCGAGCAACTACAACAGTTGTATAATTTGACGGTGATCGGCGCTGACGCCAAGAGCATCCCCGAGCAAACCGATGTACTGGTGGTGTTGCACCCACAGGGATTCAGCGACAGTTTGATGTTTAGCATCGACCAATATGCGTTGGCCGGAGGTCGGGTGCTGGCATTTGTGGATCCTCACCATGAATCCGACCCCATGGCTGCCATGGGTGGCGCTAATCCATCGGAGTTTGGCCCCTTACTGCAAAGCTGGGGTGTCAGCCTGAGCGATGAGGTGGTGTTGGACGGTACCGCAGGACTGGAAATCCGCACTGCGACAGGCTCACAACGTCATTTAGGGTATCTGGGGCTGGGTGAGGCCGAGATCAGTGATGAGGATGTAATTACCCAGAGCCTGGAGCTGGTCAATGGTGCCTCTTTTGGCGCACTGACACAATTGGAGCAGGCCCAATCCCAATGGGAGCCTTTGTTATTGAGTACCGACAATGCGTCGCTGCTGGCCGCCTCTGAGTACGCTACCACCCGTGATGTGGTGAAGCTTGGACGCGCTTTTAGTCCTGACTCCGAGGTGAAAACCCTGGCTGCGCGTATTTCGGGCAAGGCGCACAGTGCGTTCGACAAGGCGCCCGAAGGGATGGACGTTGACAGGCCGCTGGATGAAACCGACTCGCTGAATGTGATTCTGGTTGCCGACAGTGATCTGCTAAACGACCGCTTTTGGGTCAGCAAGAGTCAGTTTTTCGGCCAGAGCATAGTCACGCCCTTTGCCAATAATGGTGATCTGCTGGTCAACGCCGTTGAAAATCTCGGCGGCAGCGATGCATTGATCAGTATTCGCAGCCGCGGCACCTATTCGCGACCTTTTACGGTAGTCGAAGAATTAACGGCCCGAGCGGAGCAGACTTTCAGGCAGCAGGAGCAGCGTCTGCAACAGCAACTGCAGGAGACCGAGCAGAAGCTGGCTCAACTTCAGGGACAGCAGAGCGAGACAGGGGCTTTGGTGCTTAACCCAGAGCAACAGCAGACACTGGATGAGTTTACCGAGCAGCGCATTGAGATACGTCAGCAACTCAGGGAAGTTCGCCACAAGCTGGACAAAGACATTGAGCAGCTGGGCAGTTGGCTTAAGTTTATCAATATTGCACTGGCGCCCTTATGCTTGGTGTTGATACTGGCAGGTGTTGCGCGCCTGACACGAAGAAACGCCAAGGAGGTGTTGTCATGA